The region tgtgtgtgtgtgtgtgtgtgtgtgtgtgtgtgtgtgtgtgtgtgtgtgtgtgtgttgtaaacGCACTCATTGGGCAGAAGGGCGCCATCACGCATGTTCGAGCTTCGGTGTTGTCGCCCGAACAAGGTTGGCCAGCGTTGTCTGGTTGAGGACTGGTGCACGAACGGGATCTCCGCTGAACACCTTGATCGCACGTCGTGCTACAAATAGTCCAAGACGACCAGCCGCACCAACCGCCGTCTATACCAAAAGCAACTGAGATATCTAGGCCAAACGTTTTCCTGTTCTTTTCTCACCAATGGGACACGGTTTTCTGTTGCACTCTTGTAGGTTGGTGTCGTTTCCAGGGCAAGATGTACCGGGACACGGCTCGGGCGAGGGTGTCGGGTTATTGCAGAGTCGTTTGCGAATCCTCGCTCCAGCAATGCCGCACGTTCTCGTGCACTTTCCCCAAGCGTTCCAGCCTCCCCACCCGCCGTCTGTAAGAAACCAATGCAAACATAGAAAAATCGAATGATTCTAATTGCGCTCGGTATGAGCACAGACCTTGCGGGCAACACTTGACGTTGCATCTTGCGGTTTGTTCTCGTGGCCCCTCGCATGGTTTACCATCGGACTGAGGAAAAGGGTTGTTGCATTCTCTCCAGCGGGTTGTGATTCCGGTTTCACCGCAGGACGTACTGCACGGCGACCAAGGCGACCATCCACCCCAGTTGCCATCTAAACAACCGACAAATTGGAGTAACAAAATggtttaatttaaattatggAGCACGCACCTGTAGGGCAGACGAGAGTTAGGTTGCAGGATACGCTGTCGACACTCTCGCCCGGACACTCGTCAATGTCGCCGCTTTCGCAGTTTCGTGTGCGTTCGCGGAAGCCTACGCCGCACGTTTCCGAGCACTCCCTCCATTCGCTCCATTCGGCCCAACCTGAAAGCAAATGCACGTGGTACAGTACAAGAGACAGCGACGCGGGAAAACGCACGCGGCCAGTTCTTACCACCAGGACACGGTCTTAAATACGGACACTTCTTTGACTCTTCGCGCACACCGTCGCAGACAGCCTCGGCTGCGTCGTCGCTCACCGACATGCCGTCGACACGCACGCAGTCTCGAGTCCTCGTGTAGTTGCCGTTACTTCCGCAAGTAACAGTGCAAGACCACGACGACCACAGCGACCATTCCGTCCGTTCCTCGTCACCGGAAAATACTAGAAAAAGAGTGTCGGCAAGTTTTCACAAGATAAACGATTGCAGAAGTAAAGATGCCAAAATTTGGTGTAACATACGTCCGTCTTGAGCTTGTGCATCGACGTATAGAGCGGCAGCGACGAGTAGAATCTTCAGAACTGCCGCAGTTGTTTGAAAAGCTACCAACATTGCACATGTGGCACACAGAGAAATGAATGGGACACGTCGTTTCGCCGATTTTAGTAGTCGTCATACGGGATATGCTAACCGTCAATGCCGCCTAGTTTCCATTTGACAGGTCAGTCAATCTAGAAACTTCGAATACCCCACACCAAATAAGGAAATTTATTAACATAAGCATACGGCCGCACgcatgtgattgacagctatTGCCAACAAAGAATTCATGTATGGgtgcatgtacacatgtgGTACATCAACCCGATTCAATTCCATTTACAATTCTCTACAAAAATATCGCACTTTGTTGCAAAAGTATAAGGCGCGAAGTTAAAGTCGATGCGAAACACACATGCTGTATGCATTTGGTGTGTCGTTAGTTCTCTGTTTAGTGCTTGGATGTCCGACCAAGTGCCCAAACGTTTGTATTTCGAATTGCGATTCGGTGTCTCATTTCGCCTTCTTTGATAGACTCACAAACGTCGCCGATTTCGGTCTCCTCTCAGTCGCCATTGCGATTTCGCGTTCTGCAACGTATTCTTCGTACTCGGCCAGTGACGTGTAGATGACATGATCTCGAACAAACTGGAAACGAAGACAGTGAAGTTGTGTCGCTCACGAGCAAcgcgtacacacgcacacacacacacacacacacacacacacacacacacacacacacacacacacacacacacacaccatacatcGATGGCCTTCTTTATATCAGGCGCTTCCCTCTCCCAGGGCCGCAGATGCGCCAATACACGCAGCAAGCGGTTCTTCGACAGCCTGTACGGCCCCAATTCAGCAAACTCCTGCAATCAAAGTCAAATAACAAGCGTAAACGTCAAGTTTACGGACGTTCCTTTACGTTTACTACCTTTGCTAGATATCGCAAACGCAGCAGAATGTGTGCAAGAAAGCGGTCATCTTGAATACCGGGTGGAAGCTCCATGATTAAGTCATGGTACCTGCAACAATTTTTGAAGCAAAACATCGACGGGAAGTGTTTGTACACTTTATTACCAATGATAATTCATCAGAAGTTTTCTTCTTGCCATTGCGGCCGTTTCGGTGGCTACACCGGCGCGTATTGTCTCCAGGTCTTCCCACAGCTTGCCCTTCTTCTGCATACCATCCAGTGTCATGAAtttctgtctgcatgtctggtAGCGGTCTCTGCAGCACAAGCCCGATATGTTGCATCCCAAATGAATTAGAAATATTATGTGGCATGCATGCACCTCTGTATGGCTGATAACTGTTCATGTACAATAacttctttgtctttcatcACACTGTCAAACTTCAGACCTTCCTCTGTCGGGCTAAACGAGCACTGAAGTATTGGAGGGACGTCTGATGGTAGACTGACGTTGCTGAGGAAAAGAAAGAGCGTCAAACAAACACTGAGATGTTGTGCAGTTTTGACGTAGTAAACTACCTTTTTCGTCGTCGAACTGTGACTGCTTGAACTGAAAGAGATTAGTGTAAGCAATAGAGGAGATAGATTATAGGATAATGGCAAACCGCTGTCTGCTTTGCGTATAGCTGCGAGTGCCCTGCGATGAATGTAGTCAGGCTTTTCAACCAGCTTGACCAGCTCTTCATACTGTTTTGGCTACAATCAGATATGAGCTATAGAGTGAATGAAgcgacaaacaaaaacagacagacagacagtgtataatagttcaatgtttgagaatatatgtattgacagactgacagacagacagacagacaggcaggcagacagacagacagacagacagacagacagacagacagacagacagacagacagacagacagaatcaagtttatgtCAACAATCTACACTACTACAACAATTTGCTGTTAAAACGAAATGCTCTACCCATAGTCCAAGACTGTTGCTAATgtgtaaaacactgaatgtctctatcaatCACAACTAaagaacaaaaaactgaacaatgtctgtctgtcttcttgataaCATGGATAGAtggatgcacacacatacatacatacatacatacatacatacatacatacatacatacatacatacgtacatacatacatacatacatacatatatacatacatacatacatacatacatacgtacatacatacatatagacagacagctccAAAATGCAATAGCAAGACCCTTACAAAGAAGTTCTCATCTCTTCTCAANNNNNNNNNNNNNNNNNNNNNNNNNNNNNNNNNNNNNNNNNNNNNNNNNNNNNNNNNNNNNNNNNNNNNNNNNNNNNNNNNNNNNNNNNNNNNNNNNNNNNNNNNNNNNNNNNNNNNNNNNNNNNNNNNNNNNNNNNNNNNNNNNNNNNNNNNNNNNNNNNNNNNNNNNNNNNNNNNNNNNNNNNNNNNNNNNNNNNNNNACAAAAGAAGGCTGAAGTTCCACACAATTGctatagaaataatttcaaacaatttaCACGTACTACTCAGAACTGTATCATCATAGTACTGTTTCCACGACGTGCACCAAACGacgatcccaaactggggCTCCCTAAAAGAAGGGCTGAGctgctgatcgaagagcgcgcacacacgttccacagtccgtttatttagaatacaacgagaataCAAGGCGTTCATatatctagaatagcgcacgttatagTACATTAATAATATTCACAGGGAATAAGCCGCGAAAACCCACATTGTTTTTGTATGGCTTTAGGTAGGGTTTTGCTAGGGAAAGTAGCATAACCCAGCTAGGGTTAATGGCCCATTTACCCTAGCTGGGTTTTCTCAAATTTGTCCAAAAATCCACTGAAACCACTCAAAACCCATGATTGGTTAACAGAGCTGGGTTTTAAGCAACCCAAATTCCCCTCGTTGCCATGGATTCATTCCGTGGAACTCATGAAATGAAACCGCCAATGCAAATTGCAACGGCAAGTGGACATTGAACTGATTGTAATCATGTCTGACTATATTTCCATTAAGCTTATCttctctgttcgcgttcactgtaAATCTGGAACTAAGtaatgaagcacctgtgtttgtttagaaacaCTTAACTAATTGCCTGTGACCTACTAAGTGATTATGACATCACTATCTTGTTTACTGTGACTGCGGATTTACTGTTACTGACACGGAcgtgttttactgtgacttaCAATACCTGTAAAACACGtagagaaaaagaagaaaatttctagaaaaaaaaCAGGATGCGGGAAAGACATCGTGGAGAGCTataacatcacaaatgagatagatgacgactacgaagtgacggaagttgatagtgatgttACATTGACCAGCCAAGCCCAGAAGAACACGACCAAGCGTTGCTGAACGCATGAAGCTTTGCACTAGAGTAATTAATCGTAATAAAGTAATTGACATGGCATCTGCTTTCGTGACCACTTATCTGTAATCATATCCTAACCATAACGTTCTAAATAGACTAATGGtttttgatatgcaaaaaccttATCTTCCTGGGTGTGTCTTATTTAATGCTATGTTTGGCGTCTAGAAGAAATCCGGACTCTTGCTCTTTCgaatgatgccaagatcgtcGCTTACCGACGAAGGACACAGGAGTTATATAGCGatttttgtaaatacacagtgacGGCGAACAGAGTAATCGCCACACCTTCAATTACGTGCTAATAACCATGTGGCACGCGCACTCTAGACAAAAAATGCACTTGAGAAATGTTCTTCACAGGTCAGGACCGGATTCAGAGGGGGAttcagggggttgaaaccccctcttttccaataggcgtagttcaataatttcagataatttcattagaaaagagaaaattagtaatgctataaataactgttAACGgtaaaccccctctttcaaaaattcctggatccggcgctgcaGGTGACactgtttctgctttcttttcacgTTCAGTAGCAATCCTTGTCAGTTATCTACTTTCCACTTGGTTTCTGATGATTCTCTTGCCCATGTGATGAATCGCTAACAGCAGCTGTAGTTTCTTTCACTTGAACCGCCATGATCATGAGGGACCTCTGGTTGAGCATTCATGCAGTACTGAGGATTTCATCGTTTTCTAATAGAAAGAACTCGTTGCAACTGCAGtaatacagacaagaagagacaagaggtACCAGTTTGCTTTTTTGAATCTTGTTCAAAAGCCTCGATCCCGGGCCAGCTTCATGTATGTTTGCCTTTTCTGGCCTAGCTAGGTTTCTTCATCGATGGTTTCATCTACGTACAATATCAACAAGAAAACGTGACTCATTCTACATCTGAAGAGCGACAATCACGGCACCTAGACAGACTACGCGTACGTCAACACCTAAAGTACCCGAAGTCACAACAGTGTCCATGTGGTAGCTATAGGTGAACTTCCGTGCAGGTCTACTCCACTTTGCAGACGCCGCGACAGCGAACCGAGTCCAAGTGCCCGCGTACTTATATAATTACAATTTGAACAGTGcgtgatggtgattggctagAGTGAAGACTCCCGTTCAGGTGCACTTTTCCAAGCTTGCATGACGCCGATTGGTTCATTTCGATCCTCCTGCTTACGGTCACATCTTGTGAGGCCCAAGCTGGTAGCTGTCTAGGCTCTAGACTTGCTAATTGCTAGTCTACTATCCActaagtatgaaagtaaacactaTCAGTCTGGTTGGTAGGCGTGACCTTGGATCACGAGTGCACCCAAAGTCGTAAATGAcattgcaaacaaaacacattgcaACAATTCTGTCCTTCAAAAAGctgaaaacaagcaaaaataGAGAAAGAGCATCACTCTTTAGGGTAGACTTTTAATAATACTGAAAAGTTTACAATTTACACTATTGACGTGTCTCGGAATTCTAATGCCTTGCTCGCGCCCACCGTGTCCGTTGTAGACTTTCTCTCGTTTTGCTGCGGCCCACCGACTTAATTTATTCGCGCACTGTTCAGTCAGTTggaaacaactaacaactgcATTGGGTTATGCTTGTGTTTCGAAGGTTCCAGTGGGTTTTCGTAATCTGCAGCTAGTTCATGATTCATGCTCTGCTGCCAAATTGATTTTGCGACGAAATGTTAGAAGAGGTCATTTCCTACTACATCATTTTGATCTAGCAGCTTTCCTGACGTGGAGGTATACCGTACGCATCAGTTCTCTGCTTAGACTGGGTTTCAGATTTCCCAACTCTAGTGATAAGTGGGTTCTTTCGTCAAGAACTCTTAAAACCCAAGGAAAGACTAGCTATGTTGCGTGGGGTTTCGCGGCATACTTCCTATGATTCATGGAGAAACCAGCAGTATAGACTTGCTAGGTATATACGGGTCAACATTTTATGTGTGTGAATTATCGAGCCGTCACTTAATTATTTTGAATAGAGAATTAGTGTTGGGTTGAAGACACTTACAGACTACAACTGCGTGACTTGAAACATGAAATGCACATTAGATCATTGAGAAATGTTATTTTTACCCTAATTACCGTATTATCTCGTTATTGTAACCCGGGGTCAGAGCGGCTATCTAAAGAGGCTGTTGTCTCGGAGGACTCTGGGACCGTGCAACTGAGTTCCCTACATCTTCATCCCCGTGACGTTGACAAAACTATGCCTCACATGATCTTGATGCCGTCGAATGATTCTTCCATCATCTAGCTGGATTCTAAACGACACTATATGATATAGTACTGGTCCCGTTCGTTCACGGATGACTCCCTTTATCCAGGTATAGGGCCGTGGCTAAAGTTTTTTGCATAAACATAAACCGCTCCTTGCGGTGGCGATCGTTTAGTTCCTTATGTCGAGTTTGCTTGTACCGTATTCCCTCACATAaaggcgcatgcgcttataaGTGAGAAAGCGCATTTTTTCTTGCCGAAGAAAACGCTTTTTAAAACTCATttataagcgcatgcgcttgtataaaaaatttttttaatttttgtatttgctaaTGCATCAGTAAACATACAGTTAGAACAGGTTCTAGTCGTCTTCATCAGTTTCTAAAAGTGTCTCTTCATCGCTATCAGTGCACGTGCTAGTGTCCGACTCCGAGTCGCTAGACTGCGATAATTCTTCGCTAACATCTTCTCCATCCAACATTGTAGCCAGTCGACTGTGCAGCATAACATCGCTTTCTTAACATCTTTTGCGTGTAGGGACGTCTCGCCTCTCGGATGCTTCATCAAGCCTGCTCTCTTGCTGTCGCCACCTCTGCGCGACTTTTCGATGGACTCCGTACTGCTTTGCTGTTTTTGAAACATTTCCGTCGTTTACTTTCAGAGAGTGGAGAAGCTGACGCTTAAATTCAAGGGAATAGGACTTGCGATGCATGCCGCGTGTACAGATGCTGTCCGAACACGATTATCTCTCGCCtaaaagcgcatgcgcttgtaCTCGAGGTAtaggcgcatgcgcttattcAGTTCACTTATAAACGCACGCGCCTTTATGTGAGGGAATACGGTAACCTTCTTGGCCAGATCCgcaaacaacaaatcaagTCTTGTGCGCAATTGGCAGCCATACACAGGAGCTCAGCTGGCGGCAACCCTGTTGTGGTATGAGGTGAGCATGGTCCTGTAAGTTAACAAAGATTGAGCCAACTTTGCTTCTAAAGAGCCACTTTCAGTTTGCCTCTTTTGCATCCCGTCTATAAACGTCTGGACAGCCCTCTCAGCCAACCAGTTGGAAGCTGGATGATACGACGCAGTCTTGATATGCATGAGAAATTCCATTTCCTGTGACAAACTCCTAAAATCCTCACTCGTGAATGCCGTCCCATTATCGGTGACCAGTGTTTCTGGTAATCCGTGTGTGGAAAACATTTGTCTGAGCTTCTTAATCGTCGCGAGTGAGGTGGTGTTTGTCATGGAATAAAACCTCTAAGTAACCACTTCAAGTGTGCGGCAGTTGCAAGTAAGAACATCAGACCCAGAAAGGTCCTGCATCCTGACCCAGGGCTTCTCAGGCCATTCCCAAGGGTAAAGGAAGCCCCTGGCGGTGGTTTCTGGTACTGTTGGCATATCTTGCGCAAGCCTAGACCTGTTGTTCAATTGCAATATCCATACCCAGCCACCACGCGTAACTGCATGCAACCCAATGCTTTTATACGACAGATTCCAGGGTGACCCTCATGTATCTCCTTCAATTTTACTTCTTGGCCCAGGGAAGAGACTATTACTTGTGAACCCCATAAGAGACAACTATCGTCAACACTCAACTCAAGACGTCTGTCCATGTACGACGCAGTGCGGGATTAGCCTTCGATGACCAACCCTGCCTCACATATTCTAGTACCTTGGAGAGCACCGGTCTTTACCAGTCCACTGTGCGATCTGCGCTGCTGTGATAGGCGTGTTGGATATAGCTGTCATTGTCAAGACCATGCACTTCTTCTGGCATCTACTTCTGGTAAAGGTAATCGACTGACGGCATAGCATTTCTGTTGGTCCTATCACAGCGATGTAATAGCTTATTCTGATATCTCGACAAAAAAGGCATCTACGTTAGATTCTTGGCGATGCCATTGGTGCCACGTACCGCTTTGGTCTTACCCAGCAATCCTAACAAAGGTTGGTGATCTGTGTAAATAGTGAACTCGGCCTTAAACATTGATTAAACTTTTTGACTAATAAAATGACTGCTAaacctctctctctctctctctctctctctctctctctctctctctctctctaacTGCGAGTACCCTTGCTCGGCCTTGGAAAGGTCCGGTCCGTGATTCAAACCCGATTGTTTGTCCTTTTCGTTTGCTGTCGTATGGCACTTGCAGCACAGTGCTCTATGCGGTGAAGCgtcacaacacaacacgatTGCCTTTAATAGTTGGGTTTTACAATAGACTAAAATTTGAGCCGAATCTAGTCATTTCTTGGATTTCTGAAAAACTTGTTGTGGTGCCCCATCACCATTTCACAACTTGGGCTAGTAGCTGGCAGAGTTTTAATCCGAATGATAGATTTGGCAAAAGCCCCCAGGTAAGACTTCAATTTTGACACAGTCGTTGGGGCACGAGCTTGCTGGATGGTTTGTACCTTTTCTTCCATTGGGTCTAGCCCCTGGGCATCAATGCGGGACCTCAAATATATTGCACTGACGATTGCAAAACTCACTTGCTCTTCTTCAACTTGAGCCACACTCGTGCTAACCGCTTCAGGACTTGCTCCAAGTATCTAAGTGGTCTTCGTGGTGTTTCCTGATTACTAAAATGTTATTCAATAGACAAACACCGCGGGCACGTACATCCTGTAGGAggcc is a window of Corticium candelabrum chromosome 20, ooCorCand1.1, whole genome shotgun sequence DNA encoding:
- the LOC134195846 gene encoding uncharacterized protein LOC134195846 isoform X1 yields the protein MKDKEVIVHEQLSAIQRDRYQTCRQKFMTLDGMQKKGKLWEDLETIRAGVATETAAMARRKLLMNYHWYHDLIMELPPGIQDDRFLAHILLRLRYLAKEFAELGPYRLSKNRLLRVLAHLRPWEREAPDIKKAIDFVRDHVIYTSLAEYEEYVAEREIAMATERRPKSATFVSLSKKAK
- the LOC134195846 gene encoding uncharacterized protein LOC134195846 isoform X2: MKDKEVIVHEQLSAIQRDRYQTCRQKFMTLDGMQKKGKLWEDLETIRAGVATETAAMARRKLLMNYHWYHDLIMELPPGIQDDRFLAHILLRLRYLAKEFAELGPYRLSKNRLLRVLAHLRPWEREAPDIKKAIDVCLFEIMSSTRHWPSTKNTLQNAKSQWRLRGDRNRRRL